A single Arcobacter sp. FWKO B DNA region contains:
- a CDS encoding cytochrome-c peroxidase, giving the protein MKKIFLLLIGLVVLGLYGSALVSPIPSSIDYDLEKSNLGKKLFFDSRLSKDSTISCVSCHDIYRSGDDGLKVAVGINGKEGIVNTPTVFNAVFNFAQNWDGSAKNLKEQAKGPITNPVEMGHNFDDLISELSKDKNYQEEFKKLYNKKISKELILDALFEFQKTLITPNAPFDRYLRGDENAITPTQKEGYELFKSKGCIACHNGINLGGQLFAKFGMVGLIDDKNLGLYNITKDEEDKYYFKVPTLRNISKTAPYFHTGSVDTLYEAVEIMLYYQVGRETSESEIEKIVEFLNSLDGELPYGE; this is encoded by the coding sequence ATGAAAAAAATATTCTTACTTCTAATCGGTTTAGTTGTTCTTGGTTTATATGGTTCTGCTTTGGTATCACCTATACCTAGTAGTATTGATTATGATTTAGAAAAGTCAAATTTAGGTAAAAAGCTTTTTTTTGACTCAAGATTATCAAAAGACAGTACTATTTCTTGTGTATCATGTCATGATATATATAGAAGTGGTGATGATGGACTAAAAGTGGCAGTTGGTATAAATGGTAAAGAGGGGATTGTAAATACACCTACTGTTTTTAATGCTGTTTTTAATTTTGCACAAAACTGGGATGGAAGTGCAAAAAACTTAAAAGAACAAGCTAAAGGTCCTATAACAAATCCTGTTGAAATGGGACATAATTTTGATGACTTGATAAGTGAATTAAGCAAAGATAAAAACTATCAAGAAGAGTTTAAAAAACTATATAATAAAAAAATATCAAAAGAGTTAATTTTGGATGCACTTTTTGAATTTCAAAAAACACTTATTACTCCAAATGCACCATTTGATAGGTATTTAAGAGGTGATGAAAATGCTATTACACCTACTCAAAAAGAGGGATATGAGCTTTTTAAATCAAAAGGGTGTATTGCATGTCACAATGGAATAAATCTTGGTGGACAACTTTTTGCTAAATTTGGTATGGTTGGATTAATAGATGATAAAAATCTAGGACTTTATAATATAACTAAGGACGAAGAAGATAAATATTATTTTAAAGTACCAACTCTTAGAAACATAAGTAAAACTGCACCTTATTTTCACACAGGAAGTGTAGACACACTATATGAAGCAGTAGAAATTATGCTTTATTATCAAGTAGGAAGAGAAACTAGTGAAAGTGAGATAGAAAAAATTGTAGAGTTTTTAAATTCATTAGATGGTGAGTTACCATATGGAGAATAA
- a CDS encoding lysophospholipid acyltransferase family protein yields the protein MSQILVKIKAYFYLVEFLVTIAFIIVLMYLFPKHNHKIRQKWAAFQLKFLGIKIEEVGEIDPDTQLFMINHQSLLDIVILEYLHTKNIAWVAKKEIEKLPFFGHIIKAPKMISVNREDKAGLIKLIKDVDDRLSQGRPIAIFPEGTRSCGKKMLPFKSGAKVVANKFDLKVQPVVIIGSKDRLDSVKLKATSGVIKVIYLPAFKASKDSDWFKDVELKMNEVFVKGSL from the coding sequence ATGAGTCAGATATTAGTAAAAATTAAGGCATATTTTTATTTAGTAGAGTTTTTGGTAACCATAGCTTTTATTATAGTTTTAATGTACTTGTTTCCAAAACATAACCATAAAATAAGACAAAAATGGGCTGCATTTCAGTTGAAATTTTTGGGTATTAAAATAGAAGAAGTTGGGGAGATTGATCCTGATACTCAGCTTTTTATGATAAATCATCAATCATTACTTGATATAGTAATACTTGAATATCTTCATACAAAAAATATAGCATGGGTTGCAAAAAAAGAGATTGAAAAACTCCCTTTTTTTGGTCATATTATAAAAGCTCCAAAGATGATATCAGTAAATAGAGAAGATAAAGCAGGGCTAATAAAGTTAATTAAAGATGTTGATGATAGATTATCTCAAGGTCGTCCTATTGCAATATTTCCAGAAGGGACAAGAAGTTGTGGTAAGAAAATGCTACCTTTTAAATCAGGTGCAAAAGTAGTTGCTAATAAGTTTGATTTAAAAGTTCAACCAGTTGTCATCATAGGGAGTAAAGATAGATTAGATTCTGTTAAACTAAAGGCAACTAGTGGGGTAATAAAAGTGATTTATTTACCAGCATTTAAAGCGTCAAAAGATAGTGATTGGTTTAAAGATGTTGAGTTAAAAATGAATGAAGTATTTGTAAAAGGTAGTTTATAA
- a CDS encoding PAS domain-containing protein yields the protein MSKEIILDDYAFLVSETDEKGIINFANDDFCKIAGYELEELIRKNHNIVRHQDMPKAAFKDLWDTVKQGKVWTGYVKNATKSGGFYWVYATVYPFESCDGSKGYLSCRRKASLEEIQTHDTLYKEMIAKEK from the coding sequence ATGTCAAAGGAAATTATACTTGATGATTACGCATTTTTAGTTAGCGAAACAGATGAAAAAGGGATAATCAATTTTGCTAATGATGATTTTTGTAAAATTGCTGGTTATGAACTTGAAGAACTAATAAGAAAAAATCACAATATTGTAAGACATCAAGATATGCCAAAAGCAGCTTTTAAAGACCTATGGGACACAGTTAAACAAGGTAAAGTTTGGACAGGTTATGTAAAAAATGCTACTAAAAGTGGTGGATTTTATTGGGTATATGCTACTGTTTATCCTTTTGAAAGCTGTGATGGAAGTAAAGGTTATTTAAGCTGTAGAAGAAAAGCTAGTCTAGAAGAGATACAAACTCATGATACACTTTATAAAGAAATGATAGCTAAAGAAAAATAA
- the crcB gene encoding fluoride efflux transporter CrcB, with amino-acid sequence MTLSWQTVLAVGSGGFLGAIARVYITTLSYQYIPHSIPYGTFIVNILGSFLIGILFALFMNYTVSSHVKSFLTTGFLGAMTTYSTFAMETFFLFNISLGMALLNITLNLVGTIVAAGIGFKGMQKLLGN; translated from the coding sequence ATGACCCTTAGCTGGCAGACAGTTTTAGCTGTTGGAAGTGGCGGTTTTTTAGGTGCAATAGCAAGAGTTTATATTACTACACTATCATATCAATATATTCCTCATAGTATACCTTATGGAACTTTTATTGTTAATATTTTAGGGAGTTTTTTGATAGGTATATTGTTTGCATTATTTATGAATTATACAGTATCATCTCATGTAAAGTCATTTTTAACAACAGGTTTTTTAGGTGCTATGACAACATACTCTACATTTGCAATGGAGACATTTTTTTTATTCAATATATCATTGGGGATGGCATTACTAAATATTACTCTTAATTTAGTGGGTACCATAGTAGCAGCAGGAATTGGCTTTAAGGGGATGCAAAAACTTCTTGGGAATTAG
- a CDS encoding methyl-accepting chemotaxis protein produces the protein MYKFINRLSTETKFHFNQFVAQCGFILIAIVGYFYHDSLYTLIVLNIIFAILFIVINHMFIQSAKQRADRFKKYFDRFLKFVSFEANHYEPAVIYGKDEIADMLRMLNETAVKYDAKLKEDMKVMGEVVLTADKLEQGMYGYTVVSDTNNPMIKTLRKTLNHMLVIMEKNVKELNRVLESYTHDDFTPRVNINHRIKADMRKLMEGVNFLGETLAKNAKQNLTNGSSLQNNSQNMAQATSNLAHRANEQAASLEETAAAIEEITSITKNNAQNAINMAKLGHTVQNAVTKGHGLATQTASSMDEIYSQVKAINEAIAVIDQIAFQTNILSLNAAVEAATAGEAGKGFAVVAGEVRNLAARSAEAAKEIKDIVETATTKANEGKHISDEMIKGYIELNTNISQTIKLIEDVSHASKEQETGIIQINDTVNKLDSVTQQNASEANNVSHIAQDILQMAQSLVSDAKSKKF, from the coding sequence ATGTATAAGTTCATTAATCGTCTTTCTACCGAAACAAAGTTTCATTTCAATCAATTTGTTGCACAATGTGGTTTTATTCTTATTGCTATTGTTGGCTATTTTTATCATGATAGCTTATATACTCTTATTGTACTAAATATTATTTTTGCTATATTATTTATAGTAATAAATCACATGTTTATCCAATCAGCTAAACAAAGAGCAGACAGATTTAAAAAATACTTTGATAGATTTTTAAAATTCGTTTCTTTTGAAGCAAATCACTATGAACCAGCGGTTATATATGGTAAAGATGAAATAGCAGATATGTTAAGAATGCTTAATGAAACTGCTGTAAAATATGATGCAAAACTAAAAGAAGATATGAAAGTAATGGGTGAAGTTGTACTAACAGCAGATAAGCTAGAACAAGGTATGTATGGATATACTGTTGTATCAGACACTAATAATCCTATGATCAAAACCCTTAGAAAAACTCTAAACCATATGCTTGTTATTATGGAAAAAAATGTAAAAGAATTAAATAGAGTTCTAGAGAGCTATACTCACGATGACTTTACACCAAGAGTAAATATAAACCATAGAATAAAAGCTGATATGAGAAAACTAATGGAAGGGGTAAACTTCCTTGGAGAAACTTTGGCTAAAAATGCTAAACAAAACCTTACTAATGGCTCAAGCTTACAAAACAATTCACAAAATATGGCTCAAGCAACATCAAATCTTGCCCATAGAGCAAACGAACAAGCTGCAAGCTTGGAAGAAACAGCCGCAGCTATTGAAGAGATAACAAGTATCACAAAAAACAATGCACAAAATGCTATAAATATGGCAAAACTTGGACATACTGTTCAAAATGCAGTAACAAAAGGACATGGGTTAGCAACTCAAACAGCATCATCTATGGATGAAATTTATTCACAAGTCAAAGCAATAAATGAAGCAATAGCAGTAATAGATCAAATCGCTTTTCAAACAAATATCTTAAGCTTAAATGCTGCTGTTGAGGCTGCAACAGCAGGAGAAGCTGGAAAAGGATTTGCTGTTGTTGCTGGAGAGGTTAGAAACCTAGCTGCAAGAAGTGCTGAAGCTGCAAAAGAGATAAAAGATATTGTAGAAACAGCAACGACAAAAGCAAATGAAGGTAAACATATCAGTGATGAAATGATCAAAGGATATATAGAATTAAATACTAATATCTCACAAACAATCAAATTAATAGAAGATGTTAGTCATGCAAGTAAAGAGCAAGAAACTGGCATAATTCAAATAAACGATACAGTAAATAAACTTGATTCTGTAACTCAACAAAATGCGAGTGAAGCAAATAATGTATCACATATAGCACAAGATATATTACAAATGGCACAATCACTTGTTAGTGATGCAAAAAGTAAGAAATTTTAA
- a CDS encoding PAS domain-containing sensor histidine kinase, whose protein sequence is MENKKIIRLDKILIFVIPFFAIILSIAYFYIKDIEAKNRLYFVHNDLINQLIAIDNSFNEFINHKLELVVFDDIALQVEEFDKKLSFIIEDSKENSFSQYYTKKALDIYKLYDTKRLYIERLKSRKAFAYNTITYFLDKTDIDYLSLTQEQKDSVDDLKIDLIALFFEVGDVKKLDIILNKMEYFDNVNSVYMKNFIRQSHALRENLFQKHHITHLVQNIDLEKNLLSLKQILNTMSDNELTYSSMMINIAFVLMVLFFISILVISFRLQKTRKELASFRTAVENSHNVVVITDKQQKIIYVNEAFEHITGYQAHEVLGNKPNILKSGLQDDDFYKEMAITLENGNKWKGRFINKKKNGQVFYEDATITPVYLDGGVEGYLAIKLDVTQTIEYANRLKELNQSLEEMVNQKVEELTQKDALLQHQSRLAALGEMIGNISHQWRQPLSAITIGASGLKFKKEYGMLQEGDLDESLDNIISSVEYLSNTIDDFRNFFKPEKQKDKFLINDVIYETYKIIENIYVSKGVYIEIDMPDVVEYYGFRGEFSQVIINILNNAKDILLEKKPAIKKVFVRVEQNDKEIVIKIQDNGGGISEDIKDKIFDPYFTTKHQTQGTGIGLYMSFEIVKNHFGGEIYVKNEKIIINDTIFDGASFYIVLPQTICSL, encoded by the coding sequence ATGGAGAATAAAAAAATCATTAGACTAGACAAAATTTTGATATTTGTTATCCCTTTTTTTGCAATTATTTTAAGTATTGCATATTTTTACATTAAAGATATTGAAGCAAAAAATAGATTATATTTTGTACACAATGATTTGATAAATCAACTTATTGCAATAGATAACTCTTTTAATGAATTTATAAATCACAAACTTGAACTTGTAGTATTTGATGACATTGCCCTACAAGTAGAAGAGTTTGATAAAAAGCTTAGTTTTATAATAGAAGATTCTAAAGAGAATAGTTTTTCTCAGTATTATACAAAAAAAGCTTTGGACATATATAAATTGTATGATACAAAAAGGCTCTACATAGAGAGATTAAAATCTAGAAAAGCTTTTGCATACAACACTATTACATATTTTTTGGATAAAACTGATATAGATTATTTGTCTTTAACTCAAGAACAAAAAGATAGTGTGGATGATTTAAAAATAGATTTAATTGCACTTTTTTTTGAAGTTGGTGATGTAAAAAAACTTGATATTATCTTGAATAAAATGGAATATTTTGATAATGTAAATAGTGTATATATGAAAAACTTTATAAGACAATCACATGCATTGCGAGAAAATTTATTTCAAAAACATCATATTACTCATCTTGTTCAAAATATAGACTTAGAAAAGAATTTGTTATCTTTAAAACAAATATTAAATACAATGTCTGATAATGAATTGACTTATTCTAGTATGATGATAAATATAGCTTTTGTTTTGATGGTTTTATTTTTTATTTCTATATTAGTTATATCGTTTAGATTGCAAAAAACAAGAAAAGAACTAGCATCTTTTAGAACAGCTGTTGAAAATAGTCATAATGTTGTAGTAATTACAGATAAACAACAAAAGATTATATATGTAAATGAAGCTTTTGAACATATTACTGGGTACCAAGCTCATGAAGTCTTAGGTAATAAGCCAAATATTTTAAAATCAGGACTACAAGATGATGATTTTTATAAAGAGATGGCTATTACTCTTGAAAATGGAAATAAATGGAAAGGTAGATTTATTAACAAAAAGAAAAATGGGCAAGTCTTTTATGAGGATGCAACTATTACACCAGTATATCTTGATGGAGGAGTAGAAGGATATCTTGCAATAAAGCTTGATGTAACTCAAACTATAGAATATGCAAATAGGCTAAAAGAGTTAAATCAATCATTAGAAGAGATGGTAAATCAAAAAGTAGAAGAACTTACCCAAAAAGATGCCTTGTTACAACACCAGTCAAGACTTGCGGCTCTTGGTGAGATGATAGGAAATATATCTCATCAATGGAGACAACCTCTTAGTGCTATTACAATTGGTGCAAGTGGATTAAAATTTAAAAAAGAATATGGTATGTTACAAGAGGGTGATTTGGATGAGAGTTTGGATAATATAATATCAAGTGTAGAATATTTATCTAACACGATTGATGATTTTAGAAATTTTTTCAAGCCAGAAAAACAAAAAGATAAGTTTTTAATCAATGATGTAATATATGAAACTTATAAAATTATAGAAAATATTTATGTATCCAAAGGTGTATATATAGAGATTGATATGCCTGATGTTGTTGAGTATTATGGATTTAGAGGTGAATTCTCACAGGTTATTATCAATATACTAAATAATGCAAAAGATATCCTATTAGAGAAAAAACCTGCTATTAAAAAGGTTTTTGTTAGGGTAGAACAAAATGATAAGGAAATAGTGATCAAGATACAAGACAATGGTGGAGGCATAAGTGAAGATATCAAAGATAAGATTTTTGATCCATATTTTACGACCAAGCACCAAACCCAAGGGACTGGAATAGGGCTTTATATGTCTTTTGAAATAGTCAAAAATCATTTTGGCGGTGAAATTTATGTTAAAAATGAAAAGATTATAATAAATGACACTATATTTGATGGTGCATCATTTTATATAGTGTTACCTCAAACAATATGTAGTCTCTGA
- a CDS encoding EAL domain-containing protein, whose translation MKRLSYKTTFILFVAVSAIIFFVATIVLLKIFDKTDVAYISQINIEKKYEEKLKTLEEHYNTIDSSLKYLISIDEIKEFYKNNQNKYIISKLLNATKNSVPSIYNLSYVSFDGYYKISTDTNYNELQHQNILGDFIAIDSTPLFIHKDGIMLNPYTNNPYVKLLIAINPQLFNSDYLVVDVELAILFNQLQMSMLYDFYIINNSGEFILHPNQNLTYKEMFDNKISIFEDSVLSKYSSDIIKNKKYIFKEVFSSELPIFSLKNHKMILKLKYNTLSQERVEVTDFIIIVLAFFTILIIVASIYFSKKPDNLLKEVKYQLFNDPTTNLPNKAQLIEDLEDNSTKIIILIEVDNFKEINNVYGYDMADEMLKKYAMILKQLLSSRDSDNYKLYKMPSNVFAITYTYNKNYSQLKTTVSELHRLIEKETISCGERCAVHLSVTLGVSDPRHIHHIKEELIEAELALTMAKFNNKKFVIYHKHSTIQEESENALYWTKEIKTAISQDRIMTFFQPILNNKTKKIEKYEVLMRLLDSKGNIVTPYKFMEIAKVSKQYIDLTKIIIHKAFSFFEKRDVEFSINISTLDLFEDDFIAYLKDEIRYYNIQNKLVIELIESEKVHDYSVVETFMKDMKSLGVKIAIDDFGSGYSNFEHIVNLHEFIDYVKIDGSLIKNIGSDDNKSLAILKTIKVLCEQLNIKTIAEFIDNDQKLECINDVGIDFSQGYLIGKPMGMTVN comes from the coding sequence TTGAAAAGACTTAGTTACAAGACTACTTTTATACTATTTGTCGCAGTTTCAGCGATTATATTTTTTGTAGCCACTATAGTTTTATTAAAAATATTTGATAAAACTGATGTGGCTTATATATCTCAAATTAACATAGAAAAAAAATATGAAGAAAAATTAAAAACGCTAGAGGAGCACTACAATACAATTGACTCTAGTTTAAAATATCTTATTTCAATAGATGAAATAAAAGAATTTTATAAAAATAATCAAAACAAATATATTATCTCAAAGCTTTTAAATGCAACAAAAAATTCAGTACCATCTATTTATAACTTAAGTTATGTCTCTTTTGATGGGTATTATAAAATATCAACTGATACTAACTATAATGAACTTCAACACCAAAATATCTTAGGTGATTTTATAGCAATTGATTCTACCCCTTTATTTATCCATAAAGATGGGATAATGTTAAATCCATATACAAATAACCCATATGTTAAACTTCTAATAGCTATTAACCCTCAATTATTTAATAGTGATTACCTTGTAGTTGATGTAGAACTAGCTATATTATTTAATCAGTTACAAATGTCTATGCTTTATGACTTTTATATTATCAATAACTCTGGTGAGTTTATACTACATCCAAACCAAAATCTTACATATAAAGAAATGTTTGATAATAAAATCTCAATATTTGAAGATAGCGTATTATCAAAGTACTCTTCAGATATCATAAAAAATAAGAAATATATTTTTAAAGAAGTATTTTCAAGTGAATTACCAATATTTTCTTTGAAAAACCATAAAATGATTTTAAAACTAAAGTATAATACTCTTTCACAAGAAAGAGTAGAAGTAACAGATTTTATAATAATAGTACTTGCATTTTTTACAATCTTGATAATAGTAGCGTCCATATATTTCTCAAAAAAACCAGATAATCTACTAAAAGAGGTAAAATATCAACTCTTCAATGACCCTACAACAAATTTGCCTAATAAAGCACAATTAATTGAAGATTTAGAAGACAATAGCACAAAAATTATAATCCTAATTGAAGTAGATAACTTCAAAGAGATAAACAATGTCTATGGTTATGATATGGCTGATGAAATGCTTAAAAAATATGCAATGATATTAAAACAACTATTATCAAGTAGAGATAGTGACAATTATAAATTATATAAAATGCCATCTAATGTTTTTGCAATAACATATACTTACAATAAAAACTACTCACAATTAAAAACAACCGTTTCAGAGCTTCACAGACTTATAGAAAAAGAAACTATCAGTTGTGGAGAAAGATGTGCAGTGCATTTATCTGTTACATTAGGGGTAAGTGACCCAAGACATATCCACCATATCAAAGAAGAGCTTATTGAAGCTGAACTAGCTCTTACAATGGCAAAATTCAATAATAAAAAATTTGTCATTTATCACAAACACTCAACAATCCAAGAAGAATCAGAAAATGCACTATACTGGACAAAAGAGATAAAAACAGCAATATCACAAGATAGAATTATGACTTTTTTTCAACCTATCTTAAATAATAAAACAAAAAAAATCGAGAAATATGAAGTTTTAATGAGACTTCTTGATAGCAAAGGAAATATTGTAACTCCATACAAATTTATGGAAATAGCAAAAGTTTCAAAACAATATATCGACTTAACCAAAATTATTATACACAAAGCATTTTCTTTTTTTGAAAAAAGAGATGTAGAATTTTCTATAAATATATCTACACTTGACCTATTTGAAGATGATTTTATAGCATATCTTAAAGACGAGATAAGATACTATAATATTCAAAATAAACTAGTCATTGAGCTTATAGAATCAGAAAAAGTACATGATTACTCAGTAGTAGAAACATTTATGAAAGATATGAAATCACTTGGTGTTAAAATAGCAATAGATGATTTTGGAAGTGGATATTCAAATTTTGAGCATATTGTAAATCTTCATGAATTTATTGACTATGTAAAAATTGATGGCTCTTTGATTAAAAATATTGGTTCAGATGATAATAAAAGTTTAGCAATACTAAAAACAATAAAAGTATTATGTGAACAATTAAATATAAAAACTATCGCTGAATTTATTGATAATGACCAAAAACTTGAGTGTATAAATGATGTAGGGATAGATTTCTCACAAGGGTATCTCATAGGAAAACCTATGGGAATGACCGTAAACTAA
- a CDS encoding methyl-accepting chemotaxis protein, protein MHKISEDRIPGILYLANLNRERMVIRAQTLNVYAFEQNFSASSNFADIAQQRAKSWEIIEENWKKFESLPRASEKGRQAVAKLAQEYKEWKNIYITLDGIINKLINNTNPDIQRSLFEEYRKAVAIMVPISNTMGATMDSLTDTNLTNTSKMITDASSTADSFVFITIIVLLLAIAIGIIMAFTTINNITNSLSRVKDGLNGFFSFINRENSHAPHIELDSSDEFGQMAVEINNAIDKTVREIEQDNALVAEIDDIIEKVDNGFYFYTVKGSSSNPMTNSIKDKVNQLVSGTNQQLQIVVDTLTKYGESDFNYTYDPKVNENMNGSFGSLVAATMLIGNNVSELIGMILNAGEKLNIDTDILEETSNNLARASNEQAASLEETAAALEQITSTIINNNDNINKILINSKELNSSVDVGQKLANETASSMDEINSQVNLINDAITVIDQIAFQTNILSLNAAVEAATAGEAGKGFAVVAQEVRNLASRSAEAAKEIKAIVENATSKANNGKKISDDMIKGYEALNANIQNTVHLINDIASASKEQQEGLEQINDAVTQLDQATQQNAAEATRINDLVQEVSHLSNNLVLAASRAKFKPEAREQVADVDLVFTTAKLKNDHVRFKMTNFNKLDDRKSVTVTDHHSCNLGKWVDEQISQNKAFTKTASWNHFMENHAKVHNKVKEYMDKSAQNASNNELKRISQEIEHATIEVFRGLNQVKIDNAKALKENGTANTHQSISTPSTKVAQISKKPASVSTHTHSHSGGCCTPTKIKTIAPSKSSNDEWESF, encoded by the coding sequence TTGCATAAAATTAGTGAAGATAGAATACCTGGTATTTTATATCTAGCAAACTTAAACAGAGAAAGAATGGTAATTAGAGCTCAAACACTAAATGTTTATGCTTTTGAGCAAAACTTCTCTGCTAGTTCAAATTTTGCAGACATTGCTCAACAAAGAGCTAAAAGCTGGGAAATCATAGAAGAGAACTGGAAAAAATTTGAGTCACTTCCAAGAGCTAGTGAAAAAGGAAGACAAGCAGTTGCAAAACTTGCACAAGAATACAAAGAGTGGAAAAATATATATATAACTCTTGATGGTATTATCAACAAACTTATAAATAACACAAATCCAGATATACAAAGAAGTCTTTTTGAAGAGTACAGAAAAGCTGTAGCTATAATGGTACCTATTTCAAACACTATGGGTGCAACTATGGATTCTTTGACCGATACAAATCTTACAAATACTTCAAAAATGATTACAGATGCATCTTCAACTGCTGATAGCTTTGTATTTATTACAATTATAGTACTATTATTAGCTATTGCTATTGGAATTATTATGGCATTTACAACTATTAATAATATTACAAACTCTTTATCTAGAGTAAAAGATGGGTTAAATGGATTTTTCTCATTTATCAATAGAGAAAACTCTCACGCTCCACATATTGAACTAGATTCTTCTGATGAATTTGGACAAATGGCAGTTGAAATCAATAACGCAATAGACAAAACTGTAAGAGAAATAGAACAAGACAATGCTTTAGTAGCTGAAATAGACGATATTATTGAAAAAGTAGATAATGGTTTTTACTTCTATACAGTAAAAGGTAGTTCATCTAATCCTATGACAAATAGTATCAAAGATAAAGTAAACCAACTTGTAAGTGGAACAAACCAACAGCTTCAAATCGTAGTAGATACACTTACAAAATATGGTGAGAGTGACTTTAATTACACTTATGACCCTAAAGTAAATGAAAATATGAACGGAAGCTTTGGTTCTCTTGTAGCTGCAACTATGTTAATAGGTAATAATGTATCTGAACTTATTGGTATGATATTAAATGCTGGGGAAAAACTAAACATAGATACTGATATACTAGAAGAAACTTCAAACAACCTTGCAAGAGCTAGTAATGAACAAGCTGCAAGCTTAGAAGAAACAGCAGCAGCACTAGAGCAGATAACTAGTACAATAATAAATAACAATGATAATATAAACAAAATATTAATCAATTCTAAAGAGTTAAATAGCTCAGTTGATGTAGGACAAAAACTTGCTAATGAAACAGCATCTTCTATGGATGAAATAAACTCTCAAGTAAATCTTATCAATGATGCGATTACAGTGATTGATCAAATCGCATTCCAAACAAATATCCTTTCACTAAATGCTGCTGTTGAAGCTGCAACTGCAGGGGAGGCTGGAAAAGGATTTGCCGTTGTTGCTCAAGAGGTAAGAAACCTTGCTTCAAGAAGTGCTGAAGCTGCAAAAGAGATAAAAGCTATAGTTGAAAATGCAACTTCAAAAGCAAACAATGGTAAAAAAATCAGCGATGATATGATAAAAGGGTATGAAGCATTAAATGCAAATATTCAAAATACTGTTCACTTGATAAATGATATTGCAAGTGCTTCAAAAGAACAACAAGAAGGACTTGAACAAATCAATGATGCAGTAACTCAGCTAGACCAAGCTACTCAACAAAATGCTGCTGAAGCTACAAGAATCAATGATCTTGTACAAGAAGTATCACACCTTTCAAATAACCTTGTTCTTGCAGCAAGTAGAGCTAAATTTAAACCAGAAGCACGAGAACAAGTAGCTGATGTAGATTTGGTTTTCACAACTGCAAAATTAAAAAATGACCATGTTAGATTTAAAATGACAAACTTTAACAAACTTGATGATAGAAAATCTGTAACTGTTACAGATCACCATAGCTGTAATCTTGGTAAATGGGTAGATGAGCAAATAAGCCAAAACAAAGCTTTTACAAAAACAGCTTCATGGAACCACTTTATGGAAAACCATGCAAAAGTACACAATAAAGTAAAAGAATATATGGACAAATCAGCTCAAAATGCATCAAATAACGAACTAAAAAGAATTTCACAAGAAATTGAGCATGCAACTATAGAGGTATTTAGAGGGTTAAATCAAGTAAAAATTGATAACGCTAAAGCATTAAAAGAAAATGGTACAGCAAATACTCATCAAAGTATATCAACGCCATCAACAAAAGTAGCACAAATATCAAAAAAACCAGCCTCTGTTTCAACACATACTCACTCACATAGTGGTGGGTGTTGCACACCAACAAAAATAAAAACTATTGCCCCATCAAAAAGTTCAAATGATGAGTGGGAATCGTTTTAA